Part of the Bradyrhizobium sp. SZCCHNS1050 genome, TTGTCGGCGCTGGCTGCGGTGACGTCGCAATGGCTGCCGGCATGGAAGCGCGGACTGGATCGCGTGCAGCGCGCCGAGATGGTGGCCGCCGCGCTGCGGCGGGTCGGCGATGATTTCGCTGCCGTGCAGTTTGTTTCGGCCAATCGCGAGCAGAAGGGACCGCTGTTCGTGGGCGACGAGGTCTCGGCGATGTTCGTGCGCGCCGAGTTTGGTCCGAATGCGGGACATGGCCTCGATATCGTGCGCATCGGCGAGGAAGGGGGCAGGGGCGAGCGCGCTCTGCGGCGATCGCGTGCCGCGTTCGAGCCCGTGTCGGTCGGCCAGCCCGTGACCGAGCATTTCAAATTCGTCGATCCCGTGGTGCTGCTGTCGGCGCCGTTCCGGATGTCGTTCGCCTATGCCGACAGGACGATGGCCTGGACGACGGAATGGCGCGATGCGACCAAGCTGCCGTCCGCCGTCCGCATGACGATCTACGACGACAGCCGTGGCGGCGCGGCCGTACTCGTCAGCGCAGTCCGTATTCAGGTCGATGCGCCGGGGGGCGGTTTTGCCGATACGGGAGCGGGCGGCACCGCGAACCAGCCAGCCGTGGCCGAGCCGGCCCAACCGAACAAGAGCGAGCCGGTCGACTGATGCCCGTTCGCTTCTTCAGCAATGGCTCTGCCGACCGGCGCGGCGCGCAGGATGGCTTCATCCTGATCGCGGCGCTGTGGATGCTCGCGGCGCTGGCGGCCCTCGTCGTGGTCGTCTCGCAGCAGCTGGGCAGCTCGGCGCGGTTGCTGCGGCTCGAAGACGAGGCGGTCGAGGCCGATGCGCTGATCTCGGCGGCCATCGAACTGTCGGCCTATCGCCTGCTGCTGTCCAAGGATGAGGAGCGGCCGCGGCAGGGCGGTTTCCGCCTGGCCCTTGCAGGCAACGACATCGCAGTCTCGTTCGTCAACGAAGCGGCGCGGATCGATCTCAACACGGCCTCGAAGGACATGCTCGAAAACCTCTTCGTCACGCTGGGCGTCGACCGGGATGCTGCCAAGGATCATGCTGAGCGGGTGGTCGCGTGGCGCTCCAAGCCGTCCGATGCAGCCAGGGCCCAGGCGGAGGAGGCGCGCTATGCGGTGGCCGGTCTCAAGCGTGTCCCGCGCCTGGCGCCGTTCGCACATGTCGGCGAGCTGTCGCTCGTCCTCGGCATTCCCGCATCGCTCGTCGATCGGGTCCTTCCGCTGGTGACCGTCTTCAACGGCTCTCCCGGAATCGATCCGACGATCGCTGCGCCGGAGGTCGTTGCAGCGTTGCCGGGAATGACGCCGCTGATCTTGAAGGATTTCCTCAACGCAAGGGCGTCGCTGTCACAGGATGCCGATACGCTGGCCAAGACGCTCGGTCCTGTTGCGAAGGATGCCGCCAAGGGCAAGAGCAAGGCCTATCGGCTGCGCATCGTCGTCAGTCCGGCGGGCGGGCTTCGTCATGCGGCGACGGCGGTGATCGTTCCCGGCGAAGGCGAGGAGCCTTATCGGGTGCTGGCGCGCCAGGACGAGGGGCCGCAACCGAGGGGAGCGCTTCAGGCGCGGGGAATGCCATGAAGCTGACCGAAGCGATCGAGCGCGGACTGACGGCGTGGACGGCCAGCGTCGCGACAGCGATCGAAGCCGTGGCCGATCGGCAGCTCAGACGTCCGCAGGTCCTGGTCCGCCATGACCGAACAGACAGCGTCGTCTTGACGATTCAGGCGCGACCGAAGGCGAAGCCGATGCCGGCGCCGGCAAGGGTGAATCCGGCGGCCGGCGCTGCGCAGGCCGGGCTCTCGCCGGAGTGGCTGCGAACGTTGCGCGGCGCCGCGCTGGAAATCCATCTGGCCGCCGAGAGCGTCCTGGTCCGCCCGCTCGACTTTCCGAAGCAGGCCGAGCCGTTTCTCGACGGCATGATCCGGACGCAGATCGGCAGGTTGACGCCGTGGAATCTCGATCAGGTCCTCTACGGTTGCAGCGCCCCGCGCGCAGTCGGGGATCGGATCGCGCTGACGCTCGCGGCGACGCCGCGCGCTCTGGTCCAGCCCTTGCTTGCCTTGGCCGATCAGGTCGGCGCCGCCAGGCTCGTCATCACCGCCGATGTCGACTCAGCCGATGGCGGCCAGATCCAGATCTTCAAGACGTCGCTGCGCTCGTCGCTTGCCGGCGGGCGCGATCTCGGGCGCGTGCTCAAGCTCGGCTGGCTGTCGGTTGCTGCGACCACGGCCGTGCTGCTGATCGCGACGACATTGATCGGCGGATATCTCGATGGCGAGCTCGAAGATGCGCAGGCGCAGGTCACGCGGCTGCGCGCGGCGCTGCGGCCCGCGATGGGCGCCACCGCCGCCGACGGGCTGCTCGCCAAGCGCAAGCAGACCAGTCCCGCCAGCGTCATCGTGCTCGACACGCTGTCGAAGATCCTGCCCGACGGGACGTATGTCGTCGAGATGCATGTCGAGAACGATCGGCTGCAGATCTCCGGCCTGACCCAGGACGCCCCCGCGCTGATCCGGCTGATCGAGCAGTCGCCGCAGTTCAGCCGCGCCACCTTCTATGCGCCGACGACGCGCACCGCGGGGGAAGCGGGCGAGCGTTTCCATATCGAGGCGCGCATCAACGCCTATTTCGGGGACCGGGCATGAACTGGTCGACATCGCTGCGCCGGATCTTCGTGAACTCGCCGGCCGCTTCTGCGATCCTCTATGCGGTGACCATCGTCGCACTGCTCTGGCTTGGTGCTGCAGCGGTCGCCGATCTCGTCGCCAAGCACGACCAGCTCAATGACACCAATGCGCAGCTGGCGCAGTTCTCCGGACGCAAACGGCCGGCCGGCAGTTCCTCCCCAGGCCACGCGACGGCTCCGGGCGGATCGGTGTTCGTCGAGGGACGAACGGTCACCATCGCGGGCGCGGCGCTGGTGCAGCGCCTCACGGAGGCGATCAGCAAGGCCGGCGGCAGCGTGCTGTCGACCCAGGTCGAGCTACCGGCGGCGCGCGGCAACGAGAACCTGATCAGCGTCGTCGCCAGCTGCGAGCTCGAACAGCCGGCGCTGCAGCAGTTGCTCTATGATCTCGAAGCGGGATTGCCGTTTCTCTTCGTCGATCAGCTGCACGTGCAGCAACCGCTGGCGGCCGCGGCCGGCGGTGTGGGGCGGCTGACGGTGCTGGTCACCGTGTCGGGCCAATGGCAGGGAAAAATGTGATGCGATCGTTCGTCGGTTCAGGTCTCGTCACCGTTGCTACCGTATGCGTGCTTGCAGCTTCGCTCGGCCGTGCCTGGGGTGAGACGGCGGATGGTCTCGAGCCCGCTGCGCCCGCGCAGGCCGCGCCCGGCGCCTCCGACCCGCCGGCCGTTTCCGAGGCGCCCAGCGCGCAAGTCCCGGGGCGCAGGAGTGCCAACCCGCTGTGGGATGTTCCGATCAGTGCTCTCTCGGCGACGCGCGACCGTCCGATCTTCTCGGCCTCGCGCCGGCCGCCACCGGTTGCCGCACCCGTCATGGTCATGCGAGCGCCGCCGCCTCCGCCGCAGCAAGAGCCGGAACGACCAAACCTGCAGCTCGTCGGCACGGTGATCGGCGACGAGGAGAGCTTCGGCATCTTCGTCGATGCCTCGTCGCAGGCGTCGCTGCGCTTGCGGGTCGGCGCCTCGCATGAGGGATGGGTGCTGCAGTCGCTGCGACCGCGTGAGGCCTCGCTGCTGAAGGCGCCGGAGACCGTCACGCTGCAAATGCCGCAGCTCGGCACAGCCGGCAGCGGCGACGTGCAGGCGGGACCGATGACCCCGCCTGCGCCGCCGGGCGGACGCGAGCGGATGGCGCGGCGGGCGCGTTGAGGTCACGGCTTACCGCATTCAGAAGGTCACGAGCAATTCGCTCCCGGTGGCCTGCAGAGCGAGTACGGCAAGCAGGCCGAGGACGAGGAACGGGCCGAACGGCAGCGCCGTTTGGCCTGTCAGCCGGCGGCCCATGATGAAGAGGACGAGCGCTGCGGCGAGTGCCGTCGTCGCGGCGATGAGCAGCAGGATCGGCATATTTGGCAGGCCGGCCCAAAGCGTCGCAGCCATCAGAAACTTGACGTCGCCGAGGCCCAATCCTTGGCGGCCGCGGGCCATTGCGTAGAGCAGCCGCAGCAGCAGCAGCGCCGAGCCGAGGGCGAGGGCTGCGGCGCAATTCCACAGTGCCTCGGGGAGATCGACAAGCGTCGCCAGTCTTGCGAAGCCGCTGGCGGCGACCAGCGCATTCATCCAGTCCGGCAGCAGCCCGCTGCGCAGATCTGTCCAGATCAGTCCGGCGCAGGTCAGCAGCAGCACGATGATCGTAACGATGTTGATGGCGTCGGTCACGCAGCCCTGGAATTTGCGGGGTCGGATCGCCCGAGCATAGGCCAGCTCAGGCTGCGAGCGATAGTCCCGCCATCATCATGCCGATTGCGGCGACCCAGCCACCGACTGCGCGCACCGCGATCCCGCGCCAGCTCGACACCGGCTCGGTCTCAGGACGCCTGAAGGTGACCGCCAGCGCCATCACGAGGGTGATGGTGACGTAGCCCGCACTGGCGAGACCGGCGGCGTAGAGGAGGCGGTCGGTCTGCGGCACGAACTCGCCGGCATTGGCGGCGCCGCGCATCACGCCGAGCACGAATGCAATCATGCTCAGCACGACCACGGGAATGCGCAAGGCCGCCGCCAGCAGCAGCCCGAGAATCAGAATGGTCGCGGCATCGCCGAGTGGAGACACCGCCGTTGCGCCAGAGCCGGCGGCGAGTGCAAGCCCCGTGCACAAGCCGAGCGGGAACACCACGACGAGCCAGCGTCCGCTCGCCGTACCGAGCGAGCCGGCCAGCAACCCGAGGGCGACCCAGACCACGACGTCCTGCAGCGCGAGCAGCGGGTGCAGGGCGCCGGCGTAGAAGTCGCCGAGCCGGGCCGACACGATATGGGCATCAGCGAGCTGCGCTTGCGTCAGCAGCAGCGCCGATGCGAGCAGGGCGGTCCGGCGGTACGTGCTCATGCCGCGACTCCGAGGCTCGCGACCAGGAAGTAGCCGCCGAGCGCGGCGATGGCTGCTCCGACGCCTTGGATGATGCGCTCGCCGCCGGGCCAGCGCGCGAGCGCGCCGATGGTGATGCCGCAGGCGTGGAGAAGACCGGTCGCGACCACGAAGCCGCAGCCATAGGCCAGGGGATTTGCCGCCGTCGGAAGCTCGACGCCGTGCGCGTGGCCGTGAAAGATGGCGAAGATCGCAACGATGATGGCCGCAACTGCAAACGGGACACGGATGCGGATCGCGACCGCGAGCCCGAGCACCAGCGCCGACAGCGCGATGATGAGCTCCGGGACGGGCAATCCGACCTTCAGGATTCCCAGGACGGCCCCGAACGCCATCACCAGCGGGAAGACGACCGGCAGGATCCAGATCGCCGCGCCGCCGAGCTGCGCGCCCCAGATGCCGACTGCAACCATCGCGATCAGATGATCCAGCCCCGTCAAGGGATGCAGCAGGCCGCCGGCGAGCCCGCCGCCGACGCCCGTCTGCTCGTGGGCAAGGCTCGGATTCGATGTCAGCAGCGAGAGCAGCGCCGCACCCAACACGGTGTGCAGGAGTTTGCGCGCGATCATGTTCGTCCCATTCGTCATCATGCGGCCGCCAGAACCCGCACCAGGCGGCCCAGGAACCAGAACATCGATACCGAGCCGATTGCATAGGCCGGCAGCTCGGCGCCCCAGCGCGGCAGCGCCGCGCCGAGGCGGCGATGTGCCCAGATCAGCGCCAGCACCAGCAGCACGAACAGGATCTGTCCGATCTCGACGCCGACATTGAAGAAGAGCAATGCCGCAGGCAGGATCCGTCGTTCGAGCCCGAGGCCTGCGAGCGCACTGGCGAAGCCGATGCCGTGCACCAGACCGAAGCTGGAAGCGACAGCCCATGGGTAGCGGGCGGTCAGCCCGGTCTCGCCGCGCTGCTGTTTGACGATCTCGACGCCGACAAACACGATGCTGAGCGCGATGCAGGCGTTGAGCGGCCCTTCGGCGACGCCGATCCATCCGAACGCTGTTGCGGCCAGCGAGGCGCTATGGCCGATCGTGAAAGCCGTGATCGTCTTGAGCAGGCGCCAGCCGCCCTGGACGATCCAGATCAGCCCGAGCACGAACAGCAGGTGATCGGCGCCGAGCAGGATGTGGTCAATGCCGAGATTGACGTATGTCTTGGCGAGCTCGAGCCAGGTGTCGAGCGTCGGCGCATCGGTGCCCAGCACGGTCACGACCGGATTGGCCGCAGAGATCGTGTAGCTGCGCGTCTCTCCAGCGAGCGACGTCACGCGGATGATGGCAGCCGACATGTCCTCGCCGAGATTGGCGATCGTCATCTGCCCGACGAGGCCCTTGTCGCCGCAATTGAGCTCCGGCAGGCGCAGGTAGCAATGCGGGGGCATCTTGAGATCGATGCGGTTGACGCCATCCTTCGGCAAGGTCGTCCATCGCCCGATATACGCGCCGGGGCGCATCTCGCGAAACTCGAGCACGGCGATCGTCGCCTGATGCGCAGCCGCCGGCCGCCCGGGCAGCAGCGCTGCGAGCGCGAGCACGATGGCGATCAGGGCGCGCGCGCCGGTCACGGCTCGTACCTGATCGTGTAGTTGGCCTTGAGCCGGCTCACCGCCTCCCAGGCCCGTTTCCGTGTCTCTTCGGTGTGCCAGATCTTGGCCGCCTCGGCGCGGATGTCCTCGAGCTTCGCCGGAGCGCCCGGCTTCCGGGCGTCGAGACGAACCACGTGCCACCCGTCCTTCGACTGCAGCAAGGTCCATTCCTGGAGGGGCGCCTTGAGCAGGCCGTCGCTGAAGCCGTCGCCGAAGCCGGCGGCCAGGCTCGGCACCGGTCGGTCGAGAATCGCGCGCGTCTGATCGCGCAGCTCCTCGGATTCGCGCTGCTCGCGAATGTCGTCCAGATAGCGCCGCGCCGTCGCCTCGTCGCTGGGTGGCGTCATGAAGAAGCTGACACGCTCGGGCTCGTCGAACCGGGCATGATTGTCGGCGAACCAGGCGCGCAACTGCTCCTCGCTCGGCTGTGGCACGCGCACCTGATCGAAGATCAGATATTGCAGCTTGAACGCGACACGGTCGCGGATCATCTCGTCGCCGCGGTCGACGCCGAGCGTCTTGCCTTCCCGATAGAGGATTTCGCTGGCGACCCAGGCCTCGACCATCTTCTGCAGCTCGGCCTCGCTCGGGGTCCGCTGCTTGTCCTCGTCGAACGTGTCGATGAAGGACTGGCGCAGGGCCTTGGTCACGGTGATGACCTTCTCGTCCTTCGCCGGCGGGTGGATGATGGCATCGGCCGCGAAGATCAGGCCACCGAGAACGAGGAAGTGCAGGAGTGGCTCCCTGCTGAGCCCGCGCAGGGCGGTCACGGATGATGATCGCGCAGGGGAAGAGCTGTTGCCATCTTGCTGATTGGAGCGTGCAGAGGCGCTCTCGAAGGTCTGCGCCGCATTCGACATGGCAGGGGCTGACATACGTTCTTTACAACTCGGACCGCGCTCGTTGCGCGGCGCGTATATGCAACGGCACACTTGCCGTTGTCACCGGGCAAACGTCAGTGTCACAAAAATTTCGCAACGACGGCCGACCGCGATGTTCGTGGGGAAGACGCCAGCAAAAATAAATCCTTCAACAAACTGTCTCCGAGTTTTGGTTTGGTCGCGCCGCGAATGACGACGGCGCATCGGTCGCGTTGTCATCTCGGTTTGGAGATCGATCGAATTCTTTAGGGGCGACGATAATGGTTCCATCTACCAAGACAATCCTGCTGACAGCGGCCTCGGTCTCGCTGGCCCTGTCACAGAGCGCCGACGCTGGGGAGCGTTGGGGGGAAACGACCAAGAACAATCCGTATGTCGCGGGCGACATGCACAACCACAACACCTGCACCGACGGTTCGGTTGCTGCCGGCTATGCGATCGACCGCTCGGTCGGCAAGGGCACCGCGGCGGCTGGCGGCAACAATTTCGATCTCGACTGGTTCACGCTCGGCAACCACGGCGGTTCGGGCAACCGCGATTGCCGCTTCAGCGATGCGAGCGCCAACATCCCCGGCGACAACACGACGACGTATTGGAGCCAGACGCTCGGGAAGACCATCGACGGCATTACGATCACCAGCCTGAAGGGCACGCCGAACGGCACCGATACCGGCGCCAAGATGTGGCGCTGGCAGTCGATCAAAGAGATCGA contains:
- a CDS encoding peptidylprolyl isomerase, with amino-acid sequence MSNAAQTFESASARSNQQDGNSSSPARSSSVTALRGLSREPLLHFLVLGGLIFAADAIIHPPAKDEKVITVTKALRQSFIDTFDEDKQRTPSEAELQKMVEAWVASEILYREGKTLGVDRGDEMIRDRVAFKLQYLIFDQVRVPQPSEEQLRAWFADNHARFDEPERVSFFMTPPSDEATARRYLDDIREQRESEELRDQTRAILDRPVPSLAAGFGDGFSDGLLKAPLQEWTLLQSKDGWHVVRLDARKPGAPAKLEDIRAEAAKIWHTEETRKRAWEAVSRLKANYTIRYEP
- a CDS encoding PilN domain-containing protein, which produces MKLTEAIERGLTAWTASVATAIEAVADRQLRRPQVLVRHDRTDSVVLTIQARPKAKPMPAPARVNPAAGAAQAGLSPEWLRTLRGAALEIHLAAESVLVRPLDFPKQAEPFLDGMIRTQIGRLTPWNLDQVLYGCSAPRAVGDRIALTLAATPRALVQPLLALADQVGAARLVITADVDSADGGQIQIFKTSLRSSLAGGRDLGRVLKLGWLSVAATTAVLLIATTLIGGYLDGELEDAQAQVTRLRAALRPAMGATAADGLLAKRKQTSPASVIVLDTLSKILPDGTYVVEMHVENDRLQISGLTQDAPALIRLIEQSPQFSRATFYAPTTRTAGEAGERFHIEARINAYFGDRA
- a CDS encoding HupE/UreJ family protein; translated protein: MTGARALIAIVLALAALLPGRPAAAHQATIAVLEFREMRPGAYIGRWTTLPKDGVNRIDLKMPPHCYLRLPELNCGDKGLVGQMTIANLGEDMSAAIIRVTSLAGETRSYTISAANPVVTVLGTDAPTLDTWLELAKTYVNLGIDHILLGADHLLFVLGLIWIVQGGWRLLKTITAFTIGHSASLAATAFGWIGVAEGPLNACIALSIVFVGVEIVKQQRGETGLTARYPWAVASSFGLVHGIGFASALAGLGLERRILPAALLFFNVGVEIGQILFVLLVLALIWAHRRLGAALPRWGAELPAYAIGSVSMFWFLGRLVRVLAAA
- a CDS encoding HupE/UreJ family protein; this translates as MIARKLLHTVLGAALLSLLTSNPSLAHEQTGVGGGLAGGLLHPLTGLDHLIAMVAVGIWGAQLGGAAIWILPVVFPLVMAFGAVLGILKVGLPVPELIIALSALVLGLAVAIRIRVPFAVAAIIVAIFAIFHGHAHGVELPTAANPLAYGCGFVVATGLLHACGITIGALARWPGGERIIQGVGAAIAALGGYFLVASLGVAA
- a CDS encoding A24 family peptidase — protein: MTDAINIVTIIVLLLTCAGLIWTDLRSGLLPDWMNALVAASGFARLATLVDLPEALWNCAAALALGSALLLLRLLYAMARGRQGLGLGDVKFLMAATLWAGLPNMPILLLIAATTALAAALVLFIMGRRLTGQTALPFGPFLVLGLLAVLALQATGSELLVTF
- the gspM gene encoding type II secretion system protein GspM → MNWSTSLRRIFVNSPAASAILYAVTIVALLWLGAAAVADLVAKHDQLNDTNAQLAQFSGRKRPAGSSSPGHATAPGGSVFVEGRTVTIAGAALVQRLTEAISKAGGSVLSTQVELPAARGNENLISVVASCELEQPALQQLLYDLEAGLPFLFVDQLHVQQPLAAAAGGVGRLTVLVTVSGQWQGKM
- a CDS encoding type II secretion system protein GspK, yielding MPVRFFSNGSADRRGAQDGFILIAALWMLAALAALVVVVSQQLGSSARLLRLEDEAVEADALISAAIELSAYRLLLSKDEERPRQGGFRLALAGNDIAVSFVNEAARIDLNTASKDMLENLFVTLGVDRDAAKDHAERVVAWRSKPSDAARAQAEEARYAVAGLKRVPRLAPFAHVGELSLVLGIPASLVDRVLPLVTVFNGSPGIDPTIAAPEVVAALPGMTPLILKDFLNARASLSQDADTLAKTLGPVAKDAAKGKSKAYRLRIVVSPAGGLRHAATAVIVPGEGEEPYRVLARQDEGPQPRGALQARGMP
- a CDS encoding type II secretion system protein; this encodes MRVPPDRPKQQGFALIEALGALAIAGIVLSALAAVTSQWLPAWKRGLDRVQRAEMVAAALRRVGDDFAAVQFVSANREQKGPLFVGDEVSAMFVRAEFGPNAGHGLDIVRIGEEGGRGERALRRSRAAFEPVSVGQPVTEHFKFVDPVVLLSAPFRMSFAYADRTMAWTTEWRDATKLPSAVRMTIYDDSRGGAAVLVSAVRIQVDAPGGGFADTGAGGTANQPAVAEPAQPNKSEPVD
- a CDS encoding HupE/UreJ family protein, which gives rise to MSTYRRTALLASALLLTQAQLADAHIVSARLGDFYAGALHPLLALQDVVVWVALGLLAGSLGTASGRWLVVVFPLGLCTGLALAAGSGATAVSPLGDAATILILGLLLAAALRIPVVVLSMIAFVLGVMRGAANAGEFVPQTDRLLYAAGLASAGYVTITLVMALAVTFRRPETEPVSSWRGIAVRAVGGWVAAIGMMMAGLSLAA